The Sphingomonas sanguinis nucleotide sequence GACCACGAAATCCGAAGCTTGCAGGCTTGAGCAGCCTCAGAACGTCCGACAAGGGATCCATCGTCATGCCTGGACGATGGCGACGATTTGGCGGACTTTGCAAGCTGGTTCGTCTGGGATCACGCGCTTACCTGTGCCCCACCAGCCCGCTGGGTACCTACCGCACAGGATGCACCATTATGACCCAAAACATCGCTCCATGCCCGCCTGCCAAACGGGCCCCTTTTGCGAAGGGATCGGGCGATGCTCTTGCGCGCTTTCAATAATCCTTCCGGCAAGCGCGGCTGGTCGCGACTTGCGATCCTTGCCGCTGTCTTGCCCATCGGCATTGGATTGATTTCGCTCCGCTACGGCCTGCCCAGCAAGCCGGGCGCTGCACCGCTGCCGAACGTCACCATCAACCCCGTTGTGCTGACGCTGCATGCGGTGCCAGCCGCGCTGACGCTGATCGCGGTGCCGTTCCAACTGCATCCAGGTTTCCGGGCGCGGCACTGGCGGGCCCATCGCCGGATAGGTCGGGCCTATGTCGGACTGGTGTTCGTGGCCGGGCCTGCCGCCCTTTGGATCGCGCCATCGGCGCTGGGCGGGGCAATCAGCGCAGCAGGCTTCACCACTCTTGCTCTCGGCTGGATGACGACGACGGCGCTGGGCTTGGTCGCAGCGATAGGGGGGCGCTTAGCCGACCACCATATGTGGATGACACGCAGTGCGGCCCTGGCGCTATCTGCGGCGACGCTCAGAATGTACCTGCTACTTGCAAGCTTAGCAGGCGCAGATTTTGTGATGGCCTACCGCGTGGCTGCGTGGGGTTGCTGGGTGCCCAATCTTATCGTTGCCGAGTGGTGGCTCAGAGCCCGTGGGCTGGCGAGTACGGTCTCCTGAACCGGTGCCCGTCGCTCGGGAACAGCAATCGCTGAGCCTCAGAGTGAATTTCGGCCGCCTAGCCCCCATCGTGAGGAATTGCATCATGCCCATCGATACCCGATTACGCCGGCCAAGGGGGTAGGTTTGAATATACTTCGGCATAGCGCGCGTTGACAAACAGCGTCCGAGATATGCGGAGTCGTAAATGCTGACCATCAAAGCCATCGACCACATCGTCTTCAACGTGGGAGACGTAGACGTATCAGCTGATTGGTATGAGCGCGTGCTCGGCATGAAACGGGTGGACACCACGTCGGAAGATGGCAGCCAACGCACCAGCGTGACGTTCGGTCAGAACAAGATCAACTTGCGCCCGATAGATGCTTCGCAGGAGGAATGGTTCACGGGTACGCTGCCCTCTCCCGGTGGGCAGGACCTGTGCTTTTTGACCGACCTCGCGCCTGACGCGGCCGCGGCGCACTTCCGGGCATGCGACGTAGCGGTTGAGCTCGGCCCGGTGACGAAGAGCGGTGCAAGGGGGCCAATTTGCTCTGTCTATGTCCGTGATCCGGACGGCAATTTGGTCGAGGTCTCGTCGTACCGGTAACAGCTTGTCACGACCTTAGGCCGAACAGAAGCGAAGACCGGGCGCGCCACATGCGTCGTCGGCCTCGTGCAGCGCGATATCGGCTTCGGAAAGCTAATCTGTTCTCCTTACGCGCCCCTAACGGAAACAAGGGGTTCACTTAGTACTGTAACTGCCATCTCCGCGACGGCGACGAGTCGTGCTTCGTCCCATCCCTCTCGAGCAGCGGCCGAAAGGCCAAGCATCGTCATCGCAACATAGTCAGCGGTACGCTCAGGCTCCTCGATCCCCGACGCTGTGAGAAACGCCTGCACTTTCTTCCTGTTGTTCTCTGCGATCTGCGCAGCCGCGCTGCCCCAGTCCGATGTCACGGTCTTGGCATGTTCGAGGATCAGGCAACCACGCCGCTGCGAATGCACGGCATAAGCATGCGCCGCTGCGCGTAGCATGTCGGCAAGGGCGGTCAGGGGCGCATCCCCCGGAATCAGGAAGCGATCCAACGGCACGACGGTCGCGGAATAACGGTTGAGCGCGTCCTTGAAGAAGGCGGTCTTGCTGCCAAAGGCCGCGTAGAAACTTGGCGGGGTTATTCCGATCGCCTCGGTCAGCGTCGCTACACTGACATTCTCGTAACCATGCTGGTGGAACAGATGCTGCCCGGCCTCGACCGCAGCGTCGAGCGCGAACCCGCGTGGCCGTCCCCGCAACCGCTTATTTTCTTTAATAGTCATTACAGATTCCAATTGCGCCGCTCGGCGACATTTGTATAGCAACCATTCATAGAAATCGCCATGCCCGGATCGCATCGGTGCGGGGCAGGCATGGAGCCGCTGAAGAAGGACCATCATGCCGCCATCCCCCTTGCCGAGCCGCGTCGAAACAGGATCGGCCCCGCGTGCCGATCTGCCTGTCGCAGCGCTTTCAGGCCTCGCCGCCAGCGGTTTCCTGTGCATCGTAACCGAGACGCTTCCCGCTGGCCTGTTGCCGCAGATCGCGTCCGGTCTGCGGATTTCCGAGGCGATCGCGGGCCAACTCGTCGCGGTCTATGCCTTTGGGTCCCTGCTGGCCGCGATCCCGCTGACGAGCCTGACTCAAGGCCTTTCCCGGCGGGCCGTCCTGCTGGCGACGATCTTCTGCTTGGTGATCGGTAATAGCCTGACGGCATGGGCCGGATCGGTCGGGGTCATATTGGTCGCTCGGTTCGTCGCCGGCTGCGCAGCCGGGCTCGC carries:
- a CDS encoding TetR/AcrR family transcriptional regulator; the encoded protein is MMVLLQRLHACPAPMRSGHGDFYEWLLYKCRRAAQLESVMTIKENKRLRGRPRGFALDAAVEAGQHLFHQHGYENVSVATLTEAIGITPPSFYAAFGSKTAFFKDALNRYSATVVPLDRFLIPGDAPLTALADMLRAAAHAYAVHSQRRGCLILEHAKTVTSDWGSAAAQIAENNRKKVQAFLTASGIEEPERTADYVAMTMLGLSAAAREGWDEARLVAVAEMAVTVLSEPLVSVRGA
- a CDS encoding DUF2306 domain-containing protein, which gives rise to MLLRAFNNPSGKRGWSRLAILAAVLPIGIGLISLRYGLPSKPGAAPLPNVTINPVVLTLHAVPAALTLIAVPFQLHPGFRARHWRAHRRIGRAYVGLVFVAGPAALWIAPSALGGAISAAGFTTLALGWMTTTALGLVAAIGGRLADHHMWMTRSAALALSAATLRMYLLLASLAGADFVMAYRVAAWGCWVPNLIVAEWWLRARGLASTVS
- a CDS encoding VOC family protein, translated to MLTIKAIDHIVFNVGDVDVSADWYERVLGMKRVDTTSEDGSQRTSVTFGQNKINLRPIDASQEEWFTGTLPSPGGQDLCFLTDLAPDAAAAHFRACDVAVELGPVTKSGARGPICSVYVRDPDGNLVEVSSYR